The Rhopalosiphum maidis isolate BTI-1 chromosome 4, ASM367621v3, whole genome shotgun sequence region AGTTgtggttttatttatgttataatacttgatacatatttcatacatgaattatatgtaatacttAACTACTATActctaaactaataaattgtatgaaaactaggcattatttatgatacaataattttatagcaatATTAGAAGTTGTGAACATTAATTAAGCCATAAGGAAGTTACTTAAACCAATATTCGTGTTGACTGAGAAAGCATTTTTTaggtttaatatacatatttcattagttcatatatttattgatatatttaccaataaacataacaattaattttctaatatctataaaatcaattttattgtataatttaagaaaactattagattaagtttattgatttctattaatttaataatataactaggaCGGGAAGCAATTAGTTGTGAAAAGAGAATAGATgcacaaataatgtatacaatttggtggttaaaatttatcataattttatttaattttaaaaacatgttattctatgagttgattaaaattaaatttaaaaaaaaaactaacaataCAGAAGAGGTGCTAAAAACATTACACATTTAGATTAAGTCCatatattttgcaatatttcaatatggatccacaatttgaaataacacatgtaataaatacattttatattgaattcacttattttattacatggatttaatttttaaaaaaaattcggttAAATTGttagtttgtaaaaaaaatttgaaatatgaggaaaattaacttttaagaatttaattttaattaatctaaaatcaattaaaccaATAGAACAAAATTCAACACAATTTTTACATGTAGAAatcaatttagtatttataaaaaaattaaattatgagaaTTTTTACATACAGTAATACTTTAGAAAGTTTAAATGATCATTTTAGaacacatatttaaaaaagatttcTCTGTAATTTTATGGCATAGatttattggaaaattaaaaaaaaaactacatatcAATACAGTTTgcatattagtttaataattaagtcagttgcattattatgtacaatctTAACTTCTAATTATACTTTGAAGATAATATCTAAGGTCCCTAAATATTAAaccatacacaatacacaaatgaaaaaaaaaaaaattgacaaacgTTTCcatagttgtttttaaaatgagtaCTCACAGGTGAAGTAAaccatttaaaaagtaatacacCTGAATGTATATGTCTTGCAAAACTTGAAAATCATAAGTCAAGctatcaaattaatatcattgttttgtaaaattgtataaaatattagatttcataaaaattattttctttcaacATAAGAACTGAGCTCAATTTCATTAGGCATTCGACCAATAGTGACATCAAATCTATCTTGAACACTATTCAAAACTTTTGCATCAGTTTCTTCACAAATGAATGTAATTGCTAATCCTTTAGTACCAAAACGTCCAGCTCTTGCTACTCGATGTAAATAGGTGTCTGTATCTTCAGGCAtgtcataattaataacaatgttcACTCGTTCAATATCCATTCCTCGACCAAACAAATTGGTAGCCACtaatattcgtttttgaaaGTCTTTGAATTCTTGGTAAAACTTTAAACGATCTTGTTGGGACATACCACCATGCATGGCAACAGACGGGaaattttgttcatttaacAGCTCTGTTAATACTACGCAACGTTGAACagatttaacaaaaatgataacctaaaaaaaatgtatatatataatagcattcaaatgtaataatatacattacattacttctataattaaatcattgatcaaatatgagttatttaataaaaatcttaatttacCTGATTGAATTCTAGTTCGTCTAGAagatcaaacaattttttatttttttctttttcagtGAGTTTAACATAGTACTGCTGGAGACCGTGTAATGATAGTTTGGCATCATCGTCAACATAAACTTCCAATGGTTGATGCATAAACTTTTTACAGACAGGTCGTATTTCTTTGCTAAGGGTGGCACTGAACATCATTACTTGTTTGCCAAATGGAGTGTTCTTAAAGATTTCTTGGACATCACTTCGCATGTGTAAGATCTCTAACATTTTATCACACTCGTCCAAAATAAAATGCTTCAAATTATTGAGAACCAATTTCTTTTTTCTGATCAGTTCTAGTATGCGACCTGGTGTGCCAACCACTACATGTGGCTTATTATTCTTTAGGGTATCTTCGTCTTTTGTAATGGGCACACCACCAAAGAAAACACTGACCTTGACTGCCGGCAAATATTTGGTGAAGCGTTCAAATTCTTTACTTATCTGGAATGCCAATTCTCTAGTATGACATAAAACAAGAGCGTATACTTCGCTCTCGTACACTTCCAACTGCTGCAAGGTGGATAAGACAAACACGGCCGTTTTACCCATACCAGATTTGGCTTGGCATAAAATATCCATACCCAACATAGCCTGAGGTATACACTCGTGTTGCACTTCGGACGGATGTTCGAAACCACAGTCGACAATTGCTCTTAGTATTTCCGGTTTTAAGAGAAAATCACGGAAACCTGAACTGTGTATGGACACATAGTTACCCTTTACTTCTTTCTTGGCTTGTTTCTTGTCATCGCTCTCGACGGTCTCGTTCTGTTCGTCTTCTTCGTAATCCAAAAGATCATCAGCATCTGCCATTATAAGGGTTTGTTGTGTGTGAGAGACGCGTTATACGCAATTAGAAGACGCACggatgtttaataattgttcacgtaaaaactaaatatgcagagaaaataatttatgaaaacagAACATTAATCGGCAAACGACGCGTGTTTATACGGCATACACAACAGACATTTTAGATCGGCGTTTATGATCAGTGTGTCCGCGTTTAGGGAATGTAAACAATAGTTTACAGTTTGGCAATACCAACATGATTAAGCGGTCAACCTAGGAAGATTATAACGATCTCTCCGTAGTATGCACTATTGATCATAGATAGCGGTAAATACGAAgagaatttaatacaatatttttatctaaaaatattaagactgTAGTATTAATctaatagaattataaaatatttaaaaaatcaataacatataaactttagaattattcaataataataacaatttaaccatggctaaatataaatttaactatattactatgtagTAATATGACAAAGTAAGTTTGtcaagataaaaataactaattaagttAGTtggataaaaattgttaatttataatacttttggtaaattttaactatgtaTACTAATTACACACTTTAATAAAGCTGAATAATTGctgtttattcaaatttttgttgCTAGTACTATCTACTGTTTTAGAATTCTAatgtttatcttatatttgatgaaacatttttacttaaaatactaaataaatcatttcattaatattactttatgtagaaaaaaataaatagttaataaaaaaaaagaatttattacaaattaatttagttaaaaatcttACCTGGCCTTGACGTAATATGGCTGAGGAAGCTTTTTGATGTTGTATTAGTTTGCGTAATCTGTCTACAAATGCTGCTTGATCATTTGGAATAAAACCTATAAATGCTTTTCTATCATgtgtataaagtaatattaataccttgACATCACAATTATGAGACGTTGGAGCACTGTTAAAATGTACACAGCCAGCCTATACATAGttcagttttttaaattaatttttaggatactatatagatattataggttataaaACTTACATATCCACTAGTCATATACTTTGTCAAAGATTCTAATGCTTCACATGGGGTAGGTTGGAAAATCACAGATTTTGAGTCTTTCAAATGAGCCCCTCCAATACTTCCTATTAAATTCTTGGGCATCAAttgcataattaatttttcaggcCATGTTTCTGCTTTcctatatataaaagaaataattttaagaaaatattttttgaatactcAAGTAAAAGTAGCAATTTTACAGTTCTGGTTCTCCATTTTTTATACCGGCTGAAACAATACAAGGGACATTTCTtgttatttttggtatttcatttaaaggCTTTGATTTTTCTATCCACTCTAATGTCCCTGTCCAAATAGTTAGTCTGCCAGGTAcattctttaataatgaaatatttttataaaacatggtGTAatgattcatttaattattagtttttaatacttgTTGCTGTTGTTGAACTTGTTGCTGTTGTTGATTCATAATTCGTAGAGCCGCttgttgctgttgctgttgctgaTGCTGCTGTTGTACTTGGTGCTGTTGTGCTTGCTGCTGTTGTTGTgcttgctgctgctgttgtgcttgctgctgttgttgtgcttgctgttgctgttgtacttgctgctgttgttgttgctgttgctgttgttgaACTTGTTGCTGTTGAACttgttgttgctgctgttgaacttgttgttgttgttgttgttggacttgttgttgttgttgttggacttgttgttgctgctgctgttgtacTTGTTGTTGTGATGCCACTAAAAGtgtaattattagaattttaaaaaaaaatttcaatttttccaAAGCTTTtagaatgtattaaaataaataaatgtatgtataatcaataatatcaattagttTCTAGtttgcttaaatattttgaatttttttcccaACTATTCAGTGATAAGtgcaactaatattatattcacttgACCACTAAATCATTCCCCCCCACCTcataaatgaatacatttaaacaaataacctAAAAATGTTACTTACTATCTAATCTTTGTTGGAATGTAGGTGTTGTTAATTGTGCAATTAATGCACTTGCTTGATTTGGTTGACGCTGTTGTGTTTGCATCATTTGCCAACTTCGAGGCGCTTGAGGAGGTTTCAAGAAACCACCAGTATTTGAAACATTGGAATATTGCTGGTTTTGACCTTGATTTACATTACGAAtcatttgttgttgttgttgttgttgtacttgttgttgttgttgttgttgttgagcCACTGCTACAGCTTGTTGAGCTGCCTGAACAGCTTGTTGTTGTTGatgttgttgttgctgctgttgTGCTTGTTGCTGTTGAGCTTGCTGCTGTTGTgcttgctgctgctgctgttgttgttgttgttgttgttgttgttgttgttgttgttgttgctgttgttgttgaACTTGATTCTGCATAGCCAAAACCTGatcaaaaataagattttatgattttaaagcaATCAATATAGTGATTCAACACTTTTTTGGgttgaattcaaaatgtttcaaGTTACAAATATTTCCATCAATAAATACTTCATGAAATTCTAAGTACTAAAcatagtgaatattattaaatcaacatGTATTGtatgaatacaatatacatagcaaaattcattgttaatttagttggataataaatatagttaaagatattttaaaaatattttttttttatattgaaacaaataatttataaaaaatattcagtttatttattgttaaattttaaataattattagattacaTACCGGATTAGTAGTCCTAAATGGAGTACATGGAGCAACTGGTGATCCAATGTTAACATTTGTAGATAATGGGCTAGTCATGGATAAACCAGAATGAGTTGTAGCAGGAGTTGGGCTCATTGGACGTTCTTTTAAACTATAACACATTAAAGGAAAAAtagtaatagatatattataaatggttgatattttaggtattaaatatttatttaaaaatatgatgtattactaattattatacatagagaTATGGAAGATTAAAAATAGCCTTATTTTATCACCGTACCACTTATTATTAGAAGATAAAtcatgtttaaattgtttgttctAAATAATGTTCTaaacttattcaatttttattttttttaacttaagaggatgtcatactcgcatgtgttgtctctgtcttaagaacatattacataaatattgtttgttcagtagaatcaatttttttgcagttagctttaatattagttaatttatctattatcaaacttaaaggtaataatattatctaggtcATCTCATAggtttttgttgatattttaatttttaagtgagttataagcattttaaaattttaatatttcacataactataactcacttaaaaattaagatatcaataaaagactataagatgccctagataatattattacctttaagtttgatgatagataaatttactctaatattaaaactaacagcATAAAATTCATTCTGCTGAACGTAAATTTACTATGGCTTACGTCCGTAAgatagagacaacacatgcaggtatgacgtcctcttaatgcaaaacaaaataatattaaaatttcaattcagaaataatactgtaattttTGTGTTTGCAATGTGACATTAAAGTATCTatgtcatttttattgtactatatttttttagtaaatttattaaaaataccaagctcttatttttaatctatgatTTAACCCTTGCATTAAGcacattcaattaaaaaaatgtaatactttaatctgtataaaacattaattatcatGCGAATAAATCAAGAATATGTgaacattttgttaaataatgaaaataacacTAAATCAGTGGCAGATTAACCTTCACTGCGCCCTGAGGCATGCTCAGTGTTTACAGTCCcccttttttataatactatccgAGAATCGTAGTTTAAATGGGTTAACATATCGAAGAGTGATGGGTAATCGGGTAGTGAAAAATAGTAatggttcaattttttttttttcaatttttgaaaataaaaataaaataacataacaaatttgcCATCCCCTACAAGTTTCTGCCCTAGGCTCAAGCCTCACAAGCCTGGTGGTTAATCCACCACTgcaattattagataaatatttttagatttaatatactttaattaagattaaaatatgttttaaattgtttgtgtatttaacatttataatcaaattaggTACTTTCATGTTATCTCGACTACTgcagtttattaaataataaaaaactatatattttaacctatTCTGAAACacgataaaatgtaattaataaaaataaatggatgtaatagtataaaatatctagtaaaaaaatatataacagtataaaacatttagttaggtttaattttttttatggagaaataggttttaatatctattaaaattttgttaaatggtGGATCGTTTGCAAGATTTTGTCGCCACACAAATTCGGTCAGGTATGGATCCAAATCATGGCGAGCTCTTCCCCTATGTTTTTTGTTTCGCCACTTTGCCAATCCTCAAAGGCGTTAATATGGATGACTGTCGATTgtctaacaaaataaataccaacATAAAATACCTAAACTAATTGGTTTGtagtaaattttacattatgatGATATAGATTACAACACaggaatatacatttataaatagattccTATACGGAGGTAGGTTGGGTagtcttgaaaatatttaggtagTCGAGATAACCCAGATGATTTTAACAGGTAGTCttagaaatattttggtaATCGAGATAACACGGAAGTACctcaaattaaaacttaatatttttaaattaattcacctATATCCATTGAGTAACACTAAATGCCTTGGATCTTTTgcatagtttttgttttgggAAATTTGTAAGTCACCGCCagctttttcaaataattttaataatgcagGTGTTTTTCTTGCTGATAAAATTGAGAGTAAAATACCTttctaaaacatatatatacaaatttaacaacttataaataatttcacattttcatagatatttaaaaatataaacatattcttACTTCTTG contains the following coding sequences:
- the LOC113559378 gene encoding mediator of RNA polymerase II transcription subunit 25-like isoform X2 yields the protein MVLGPLDHSVQTDIIFVIEKTAMNTYISELKTNYVTPTLEYFNQGPIDEREYLSESSSAIYGIVVYEANDCKPFPCCRSYGTFTSPQKVIKIIEKIDMIGGMAESHAYMGEGLATALVFFEDLQEIREAKQRHCILICNSPPYNFPIMECETYAGRSVDQMANLFQEKGILLSILSARKTPALLKLFEKAGGDLQISQNKNYAKDPRHLVLLNGYSLKERPMSPTPATTHSGLSMTSPLSTNVNIGSPVAPCTPFRTTNPVLAMQNQVQQQQQQQQQQQQQQQQQQQQQQQAQQQQAQQQQAQQQQQQHQQQQAVQAAQQAVAVAQQQQQQQQVQQQQQQQMIRNVNQGQNQQYSNVSNTGGFLKPPQAPRSWQMMQTQQRQPNQASALIAQLTTPTFQQRLDMASQQQVQQQQQQQVQQQQQQVQQQQQQQVQQQQQQVQQQQVQQQQQQQQQQQVQQQQQAQQQQQAQQQQQAQQQQQAQQHQVQQQHQQQQQQQAALRIMNQQQQQVQQQQQNVPGRLTIWTGTLEWIEKSKPLNEIPKITRNVPCIVSAGIKNGEPELKAETWPEKLIMQLMPKNLIGSIGGAHLKDSKSVIFQPTPCEALESLTKYMTSGYAGCVHFNSAPTSHNCDVKVLILLYTHDRKAFIGFIPNDQAAFVDRLRKLIQHQKASSAILRQGQVGMVMPQNNMPGQLQLPPGPNMPGGPGPNQMPGLMPNSALTASLQSQPQSNLAELMGSNNFAPQNNQVVPNSPSVQMMPSPQPTGQPVNNPNSPGGVGNVGVRPSQGQYSEQIEMARKQNLAKIHQLRQTLEAAQQQELQYKSQMEIQSHQMNIPQMQQRLEQAQMQENILKSQLEIRNQMNVPQMQQNLEHAQMQETILKAQLEHQQEEQHKLRTQQFHIHQQQQQQQQQQQQQQQSRQMVPGNQSPQIMGNNAPQQRMQMRPVMSSNPGLRHLLQQQPQYRQQMMGMQQVPVAQGRTLQPQQQQQQYDEVHTFDFLN
- the LOC113559380 gene encoding ATP-dependent RNA helicase WM6, with the translated sequence MADADDLLDYEEDEQNETVESDDKKQAKKEVKGNYVSIHSSGFRDFLLKPEILRAIVDCGFEHPSEVQHECIPQAMLGMDILCQAKSGMGKTAVFVLSTLQQLEVYESEVYALVLCHTRELAFQISKEFERFTKYLPAVKVSVFFGGVPITKDEDTLKNNKPHVVVGTPGRILELIRKKKLVLNNLKHFILDECDKMLEILHMRSDVQEIFKNTPFGKQVMMFSATLSKEIRPVCKKFMHQPLEVYVDDDAKLSLHGLQQYYVKLTEKEKNKKLFDLLDELEFNQVIIFVKSVQRCVVLTELLNEQNFPSVAMHGGMSQQDRLKFYQEFKDFQKRILVATNLFGRGMDIERVNIVINYDMPEDTDTYLHRVARAGRFGTKGLAITFICEETDAKVLNSVQDRFDVTIGRMPNEIELSSYVERK
- the LOC113559378 gene encoding mediator of RNA polymerase II transcription subunit 25-like isoform X1; translated protein: MVLGPLDHSVQTDIIFVIEKTAMNTYISELKTNYVTPTLEYFNQGPIDEREYLSESSSAIYGIVVYEANDCKPFPCCRSYGTFTSPQKVIKIIEKIDMIGGMAESHAYMGEGLATALVFFEDLQEIREAKQRHCILICNSPPYNFPIMECETYAGRSVDQMANLFQEKGILLSILSARKTPALLKLFEKAGGDLQISQNKNYAKDPRHLVLLNGYSLKERPMSPTPATTHSGLSMTSPLSTNVNIGSPVAPCTPFRTTNPVLAMQNQVQQQQQQQQQQQQQQQQQQQQQQQAQQQQAQQQQAQQQQQQHQQQQAVQAAQQAVAVAQQQQQQQQVQQQQQQQMIRNVNQGQNQQYSNVSNTGGFLKPPQAPRSWQMMQTQQRQPNQASALIAQLTTPTFQQRLDMASQQQVQQQQQQQVQQQQQQVQQQQQQQVQQQQQQVQQQQVQQQQQQQQQQQVQQQQQAQQQQQAQQQQQAQQQQQAQQHQVQQQHQQQQQQQAALRIMNQQQQQVQQQQQNVPGRLTIWTGTLEWIEKSKPLNEIPKITRNVPCIVSAGIKNGEPELKAETWPEKLIMQLMPKNLIGSIGGAHLKDSKSVIFQPTPCEALESLTKYMTSGYAGCVHFNSAPTSHNCDVKVLILLYTHDRKAFIGFIPNDQAAFVDRLRKLIQHQKASSAILRQGQVGMVMPQNNMPGQLQLPPGPNMPGGPGPNQMPGLMPNSALTASLQSQPQSNLAELMGSNNFAPQNNQVVPNSPSVQMMPSPQPTGQPVNNPNVPIQSPGGVGNVGVRPSQGQYSEQIEMARKQNLAKIHQLRQTLEAAQQQELQYKSQMEIQSHQMNIPQMQQRLEQAQMQENILKSQLEIRNQMNVPQMQQNLEHAQMQETILKAQLEHQQEEQHKLRTQQFHIHQQQQQQQQQQQQQQQSRQMVPGNQSPQIMGNNAPQQRMQMRPVMSSNPGLRHLLQQQPQYRQQMMGMQQVPVAQGRTLQPQQQQQQYDEVHTFDFLN